In the genome of Tripterygium wilfordii isolate XIE 37 chromosome 19, ASM1340144v1, whole genome shotgun sequence, one region contains:
- the LOC119985738 gene encoding kinesin-like protein KIN-10C isoform X2 produces the protein MATPTTPRAKLMNQGRKVRVVAKIRSFSDLEVGSTSEAAATPWILVHKAKGDASESVTISLADKSASRKESWELDYCYEENEDNEFFFKREIEPLISGVFYGHHATVIAYGARGSGKTYVIQGSEEKPGLAVLAIAELLSKANENGKSVTISFYEILHDRVYDLLDPKQLEVPILLDAQGKIKGLSQVPVKSTAEFKKLILGRPSYSQPLQKIGAEFPHRRHKGLTVHVSPNGAKSDTDCVGKMNFVDMAGYEDRRKSTDGFNLVENNKINKALYALQSVVYSLNHNESHVPYRDSKLTHLLRDSLGGSGRLLMINCLNPSFCQDSIYMLSLASRACQGVSRAVPESIKKTNHSARPTILSSQKSQLRRNVSGNTTKTGSRVRLYEKKSNSMVSTIKARKLFDEASHLAKPEKMSEKASSSLDNVSTTEALIEEEEKLPDDAQKDAESASTWEKEAFPLLASDTQKSSTPHKDSSVHGGKDYEEVTPIIMHGTTAFGFVGEGHNLDKENHSSLINEDGSPPISSQLQELSNKLKQLYYSSTPLCIEMPAKNDAPTPLDIVEPQTPERSVKVDGKCEVASPWERFSACSAGMKKSLVQGYVNFLNSASKEELKKLKGIGEKRATYILQLREKSPEPFKSVDDLKDIGLSAKQVKEMMKKEVGDLFN, from the exons ATGGCTACACCAACAACCCCGCGGGCCAAGTTGATGAACCAGGGACGGAAGGTTCGAGTTGTGGCCAAGATAAGAAGTTTTTCGGATCTGGAGGTTGGGTCTACTTCAGAGGCAGCAGCGACGCCTTGGATTTTGGTTCATAAGGCCAAGGGAGACGCTTCTGAGAGCGTGACAATCTCTTTGGCGGACAAATCGGCAAG TCGTAAAGAGTCCTGGGAATTGGATTACTGCTATGAGGAAAATGAAGACaacgaatttttttttaaaagagaaaTAGAGCCCCTGATTTCTGGAGTTTTTTATGGGCATCATGCTACTGTCATTGCTTATGGAGCAAGGGGTAGCGGAAAGACATATGTCATTCAG GGATCCGAAGAGAAACCAGGTTTAGCGGTGCTAGCGATTGCTGAACTTTTGTCCAAGGCCAACGAAAATGGAAAATCAGTCACCATATCTTTCTATGAGATTTTGCATGACCGAGTATATGACCTTCTAGATCCAAAACAGCTGGAAGTTCCAATATTGCTGGATGCTCAAGGGAAAATTAAAGGACTGTCTCAG GTTCCGGTGAAATCCACTgcagaatttaaaaaattaattctgGGTAGGCCTAGTTATAGTCAACCTCTGCAGAAAATAGGAGCAGAATTTCCTCATCGGCGTCACAAGGGCTTAACTGTACATGTATCACCCAATGGTGCAAAGTCAGATACTGATTGTGTGGGCAAGATGAATTTTGTTGATATGGCAG GTTATGAAGATAGAAGAAAGAGTACCGATGGCTTCAATTTGGTTGAGAATAATAAGATCAATAAGGCCCTATATGCATTACAAAGTGTTGTTTATTCTTTGAATCACAATGAAAGCCATGTGCCGTACAGAGATAGTAAACTAACTCACTTGTTACGTGATTCTTTGGGTGGCAGTGGAAGACTTCTGATGATCAATTGTCTG AACCCATCTTTCTGCCAAGATTCAATTTACATGTTAAGCTTAGCATCTCGGGCCTGTCAAGGTGTTAGTAGAGCTGTCCCAGAGTCCATAAAGAAAACCAATCATTCGGCAAGACCAACTATTCTTTCTTCACAGAAGAGCCAGTTACGTCGGAATGTTTCTGGTAATACGACAAAAACTGGCTCCCGAGTTCGCCTTTATGAGAAGAAATCCAACAGTATGGTTTCTACCATTAAAGCAAG GAAATTATTTGATGAGGCAAGTCATTTGGCCAAACCTGAAAAGATGTCTGAAAAG GCAAGTTCCTCCTTGGATAACGTTTCAACTACTGAAGCTTTGATAGAGGAAGAG GAAAAGTTGCCGGATGATGCTCAGAAGGATGCAGAATCTGCTTCTACATGGGAAAAG GAAGCTTTCCCTTTGTTAGCTTCTGATACACAGAAAAGTAGCACACCGCATAAG GATTCCTCTGTCCATGGTGGAAAGGATTATGAAGAAGTTACCCCTATAATCATGCATGGCACAACTGCATTTGGTTTTGTTGGAGAAG GTCACAACTTAGATAAGGAAAACCACAGTTCACTCATCAATGAAGATGGATCCCCACCAATTAGTTCACAATTACAAGAATTATCAAATAAACTCAAACAGCTTTATTATTCATCAACTCCATTATGCATAGAGATGCCTGCAAAGAATGATGCCCCAACCCCTCTTGACATCGTGGAACCACAAACTCCTGAGCGAAGTGTGAAAGTTGATGGGAAATGTGAGGTAGCTAGTCCTTGGGAAAGATTCAGCGCATGTAGTGCTGGAATGAAG AAGTCCCTCGTCCAAGGATATGTTAACTTTCTAAATTCAGCTAGCAA GGAAGAGTTGAAAAAATTGAAG GGAATTGGTGAGAAGAGAGCTACCTATATCCTTCAACTCCGTGAAAAGTCACCAGAGCCTTTTAAGAGT GTTGATGATTTGAAGGATATTGGACTTTCAGCCAAACAG GtcaaagagatgatgaaaaaggaagTCGGTGATCTTTTCAATTAG
- the LOC119985738 gene encoding kinesin-like protein KIN-10C isoform X1 has translation MATPTTPRAKLMNQGRKVRVVAKIRSFSDLEVGSTSEAAATPWILVHKAKGDASESVTISLADKSARRRHRSNNNYRKESWELDYCYEENEDNEFFFKREIEPLISGVFYGHHATVIAYGARGSGKTYVIQGSEEKPGLAVLAIAELLSKANENGKSVTISFYEILHDRVYDLLDPKQLEVPILLDAQGKIKGLSQVPVKSTAEFKKLILGRPSYSQPLQKIGAEFPHRRHKGLTVHVSPNGAKSDTDCVGKMNFVDMAGYEDRRKSTDGFNLVENNKINKALYALQSVVYSLNHNESHVPYRDSKLTHLLRDSLGGSGRLLMINCLNPSFCQDSIYMLSLASRACQGVSRAVPESIKKTNHSARPTILSSQKSQLRRNVSGNTTKTGSRVRLYEKKSNSMVSTIKARKLFDEASHLAKPEKMSEKASSSLDNVSTTEALIEEEEKLPDDAQKDAESASTWEKEAFPLLASDTQKSSTPHKDSSVHGGKDYEEVTPIIMHGTTAFGFVGEGHNLDKENHSSLINEDGSPPISSQLQELSNKLKQLYYSSTPLCIEMPAKNDAPTPLDIVEPQTPERSVKVDGKCEVASPWERFSACSAGMKKSLVQGYVNFLNSASKEELKKLKGIGEKRATYILQLREKSPEPFKSVDDLKDIGLSAKQVKEMMKKEVGDLFN, from the exons ATGGCTACACCAACAACCCCGCGGGCCAAGTTGATGAACCAGGGACGGAAGGTTCGAGTTGTGGCCAAGATAAGAAGTTTTTCGGATCTGGAGGTTGGGTCTACTTCAGAGGCAGCAGCGACGCCTTGGATTTTGGTTCATAAGGCCAAGGGAGACGCTTCTGAGAGCGTGACAATCTCTTTGGCGGACAAATCGGCAAG GAGAAGGCATAGGAGTAACAACAATTA TCGTAAAGAGTCCTGGGAATTGGATTACTGCTATGAGGAAAATGAAGACaacgaatttttttttaaaagagaaaTAGAGCCCCTGATTTCTGGAGTTTTTTATGGGCATCATGCTACTGTCATTGCTTATGGAGCAAGGGGTAGCGGAAAGACATATGTCATTCAG GGATCCGAAGAGAAACCAGGTTTAGCGGTGCTAGCGATTGCTGAACTTTTGTCCAAGGCCAACGAAAATGGAAAATCAGTCACCATATCTTTCTATGAGATTTTGCATGACCGAGTATATGACCTTCTAGATCCAAAACAGCTGGAAGTTCCAATATTGCTGGATGCTCAAGGGAAAATTAAAGGACTGTCTCAG GTTCCGGTGAAATCCACTgcagaatttaaaaaattaattctgGGTAGGCCTAGTTATAGTCAACCTCTGCAGAAAATAGGAGCAGAATTTCCTCATCGGCGTCACAAGGGCTTAACTGTACATGTATCACCCAATGGTGCAAAGTCAGATACTGATTGTGTGGGCAAGATGAATTTTGTTGATATGGCAG GTTATGAAGATAGAAGAAAGAGTACCGATGGCTTCAATTTGGTTGAGAATAATAAGATCAATAAGGCCCTATATGCATTACAAAGTGTTGTTTATTCTTTGAATCACAATGAAAGCCATGTGCCGTACAGAGATAGTAAACTAACTCACTTGTTACGTGATTCTTTGGGTGGCAGTGGAAGACTTCTGATGATCAATTGTCTG AACCCATCTTTCTGCCAAGATTCAATTTACATGTTAAGCTTAGCATCTCGGGCCTGTCAAGGTGTTAGTAGAGCTGTCCCAGAGTCCATAAAGAAAACCAATCATTCGGCAAGACCAACTATTCTTTCTTCACAGAAGAGCCAGTTACGTCGGAATGTTTCTGGTAATACGACAAAAACTGGCTCCCGAGTTCGCCTTTATGAGAAGAAATCCAACAGTATGGTTTCTACCATTAAAGCAAG GAAATTATTTGATGAGGCAAGTCATTTGGCCAAACCTGAAAAGATGTCTGAAAAG GCAAGTTCCTCCTTGGATAACGTTTCAACTACTGAAGCTTTGATAGAGGAAGAG GAAAAGTTGCCGGATGATGCTCAGAAGGATGCAGAATCTGCTTCTACATGGGAAAAG GAAGCTTTCCCTTTGTTAGCTTCTGATACACAGAAAAGTAGCACACCGCATAAG GATTCCTCTGTCCATGGTGGAAAGGATTATGAAGAAGTTACCCCTATAATCATGCATGGCACAACTGCATTTGGTTTTGTTGGAGAAG GTCACAACTTAGATAAGGAAAACCACAGTTCACTCATCAATGAAGATGGATCCCCACCAATTAGTTCACAATTACAAGAATTATCAAATAAACTCAAACAGCTTTATTATTCATCAACTCCATTATGCATAGAGATGCCTGCAAAGAATGATGCCCCAACCCCTCTTGACATCGTGGAACCACAAACTCCTGAGCGAAGTGTGAAAGTTGATGGGAAATGTGAGGTAGCTAGTCCTTGGGAAAGATTCAGCGCATGTAGTGCTGGAATGAAG AAGTCCCTCGTCCAAGGATATGTTAACTTTCTAAATTCAGCTAGCAA GGAAGAGTTGAAAAAATTGAAG GGAATTGGTGAGAAGAGAGCTACCTATATCCTTCAACTCCGTGAAAAGTCACCAGAGCCTTTTAAGAGT GTTGATGATTTGAAGGATATTGGACTTTCAGCCAAACAG GtcaaagagatgatgaaaaaggaagTCGGTGATCTTTTCAATTAG
- the LOC119985740 gene encoding probable prolyl 4-hydroxylase 12 isoform X1, with amino-acid sequence MASLLYLLLLAVTSPLLFSSTESSRKELRDKESNHDPVIQLGLSIRNNRVDPSRVVQLSWQPRVFLYEGFLSDEECDHLISLARGSKKTTRGDEDGSGSIGMNGIFSSSETPLDEEDDKVTRVQERISAWTFIPKGNGKPPVVMHYGLEKAEQKFDYYGNKSKLRSSEPLLATVVLYLSNVTQGGEILFPNSEPKKKIWSDCAKTSNILRPIKGNAILFFTRHPNASPDTSSAHVRCPVLNGDMWYAFKLFFVRAADGRKVSVESDDRDCTDEDDNCFQWAAIGECQRNPVFMIGSPDYYGTCRKSCNVC; translated from the exons ATGGCTTctcttctttatcttcttttattGGCGGTTACGAGCCCATTGTTGTTCTCTTCGACTGAAAG TAGCCGAAAGGAATTACGGGATAAAGAGTCAAACCATGACCCTGTCATACAATTGGGGCTCTCAATCAGGAACAACAGAGTTGACCCATCACGAGTTGTCCAACTCTCTTGGCAACCAAG GGTGTTCTTGTATGAAGGTTTTCTGTCAGATGAGGAGTGTGATCACCTAATTTCATTG GCACGAGGTTCCAAAAAAACAACTCGGGGAGATGAAGACGGGTCAGGAAGCATTGGGATGAATGGTATATTTTCAAGTTCAGAAACCCCTTTAGATGAAGAG GATGACAAGGTCACAAGGGTCCAGGAAAGAATTTCAGCGTGGACTTTCATTCCCAAAG GGAATGGCAAACCTCCAGTGGTCATGCATTATGGTCTTGAGAAGGCAGAACAGAAGTTTGATTACTATGGTAATAAATCCAAGTTAAGATCGAGTGAACCTTTGCTGGCAACAGTTGTTTTATATCTGTCAAATGTTACTCAAGGTGGTGAAATTCTGTTCCCCAATTCAGAG CCGAAGAAGAAGATCTGGTCCGATTGTGCAAAGACTAGTAATATCCTGAGACCCATCAAGGGGAATGCAATTCTCTTCTTCACTCGCCATCCCAACGCATCTCCTGATACCAGTAGCGCTCATGTTAGATGCCCTGTCCTTAATGGTGATATGTGGTATGCTTTTAAGTTATTTTTTGTCAGAGCCGCTGATGGGAGAAAGGTCTCCGTTGAATCAGATGACCGTGATTGCACTGATGAGGATGACAATTGCTTCCAGTGGGCCGCTATCGGAGAATGCCAAAGGAACCCTGTGTTTATGATAGGTTCCCCTGATTATTATGGTACATGTAGGAAGAGCTGCAATGTGTGCTGA
- the LOC119985740 gene encoding probable prolyl 4-hydroxylase 12 isoform X2 produces MASLLYLLLLAVTSPLLFSSTESRKELRDKESNHDPVIQLGLSIRNNRVDPSRVVQLSWQPRVFLYEGFLSDEECDHLISLARGSKKTTRGDEDGSGSIGMNGIFSSSETPLDEEDDKVTRVQERISAWTFIPKGNGKPPVVMHYGLEKAEQKFDYYGNKSKLRSSEPLLATVVLYLSNVTQGGEILFPNSEPKKKIWSDCAKTSNILRPIKGNAILFFTRHPNASPDTSSAHVRCPVLNGDMWYAFKLFFVRAADGRKVSVESDDRDCTDEDDNCFQWAAIGECQRNPVFMIGSPDYYGTCRKSCNVC; encoded by the exons ATGGCTTctcttctttatcttcttttattGGCGGTTACGAGCCCATTGTTGTTCTCTTCGACTGAAAG CCGAAAGGAATTACGGGATAAAGAGTCAAACCATGACCCTGTCATACAATTGGGGCTCTCAATCAGGAACAACAGAGTTGACCCATCACGAGTTGTCCAACTCTCTTGGCAACCAAG GGTGTTCTTGTATGAAGGTTTTCTGTCAGATGAGGAGTGTGATCACCTAATTTCATTG GCACGAGGTTCCAAAAAAACAACTCGGGGAGATGAAGACGGGTCAGGAAGCATTGGGATGAATGGTATATTTTCAAGTTCAGAAACCCCTTTAGATGAAGAG GATGACAAGGTCACAAGGGTCCAGGAAAGAATTTCAGCGTGGACTTTCATTCCCAAAG GGAATGGCAAACCTCCAGTGGTCATGCATTATGGTCTTGAGAAGGCAGAACAGAAGTTTGATTACTATGGTAATAAATCCAAGTTAAGATCGAGTGAACCTTTGCTGGCAACAGTTGTTTTATATCTGTCAAATGTTACTCAAGGTGGTGAAATTCTGTTCCCCAATTCAGAG CCGAAGAAGAAGATCTGGTCCGATTGTGCAAAGACTAGTAATATCCTGAGACCCATCAAGGGGAATGCAATTCTCTTCTTCACTCGCCATCCCAACGCATCTCCTGATACCAGTAGCGCTCATGTTAGATGCCCTGTCCTTAATGGTGATATGTGGTATGCTTTTAAGTTATTTTTTGTCAGAGCCGCTGATGGGAGAAAGGTCTCCGTTGAATCAGATGACCGTGATTGCACTGATGAGGATGACAATTGCTTCCAGTGGGCCGCTATCGGAGAATGCCAAAGGAACCCTGTGTTTATGATAGGTTCCCCTGATTATTATGGTACATGTAGGAAGAGCTGCAATGTGTGCTGA